The Pseudomonas viciae genomic interval GCCCACGGTTCGGCCATCATGCTGCGCGCGGAAAAGGAAGGCATCACCCCGGAACAACTGATCGCCAACGTCCAGGCTGAACACAGCGCCGACTTTGCCGAGTTCCTGGTGGACTTCGACAACTTCCACTCCACTCACGCCGAAGAAAACCGCGAGCTGTCGAGCCAGATCTACCTGAAGCTGCGCGACGCCGGGCACATCGCCACCCGTTCGATCACCCAGTATTTCGACCCGGAAAAGAAAATGTTCCTGGCCGACCGCTTTATCAAGGGCACCTGCCCCAAATGCGGCACGGAAGACCAGTACGGCGACAACTGTGAAAAATGCGGCGCCACCTACGCACCGACCGACCTGAAAGACCCGAAATCGGCGATTTCCGGGGCGACGCCGGTGCTCAAGGATTCCCAGCATTTCTTCTTCAAGCTGCCGGATTTCCAGCAAATGCTGCAAACCTGGACCCGCAGCGGCACCCTGCAGGACGCGGTGGCCAACAAGATCGCCGAATGGCTCGACGCCGGCCTGCAACAGTGGGACATCTCCCGCGATGCGCCGTACTTCGGTTTCGAGATCCCCGACGAGCCGGGCAAATATTTCTACGTGTGGCTGGATGCGCCCATCGGCTACATGGCCAGCTTCAAGAACCTCTGCGACCGCACGCCGGAGCTGGACTTCGACGCGTTCTGGGCCAAGGACTCCAGCGCCGAGCTGTACCACTTCATCGGCAAGGACATCGTCAACTTCCACGCGCTGTTCTGGCCCGCCATGCTTGAAGGCGCCGGTTTCCGTAAACCGACCGGCATCAATGTCCACGGCTACCTGACCGTCAACGGCCAGAAAATGTCCAAGTCCCGCGGCACCTTCATCAAGGCCCGGACCTACCTGGACCACCTGTCGCCGGAATACCTGCGCTACTACTACGCGGCCAAGCTCGGCCGTGGCGTCGACGACCTGGACCTGAATCTCGAAGACTTCGTGCAGAAGGTCAACTCCGACCTGGTGGGCAAGGTGGTCAACATCGCCAGCCGCTGCGCCGGTTTTATCCACAAGGGCAACGCCGGTGTCCTGGTAGCCGGCAACGCCGCGCCGGAGCTGACCGACGCCTTCCTGGCCGCGGCGCCAAGCATCGCCGATGCCTATGAGAGCCGCGACTTTGCCCGGGCCATGCGCGAAATCATGGCCTTGGCCGACCGTGCCAATGCCTGGATCGCCGACAAGGCCCCCTGGTCGTTGAACAAACAGGAAGGCAAGCAGGACGAAGTCCAGGCGATCTGCGCCCTGGGCATCAATCTGTTCCGCCAGTTGGTGATTTTCCTCAAGCCGGTGCTGCCGCTGCTGGCCGCCGATGCCGAGGCATTCCTCAACGTCGCGCCGTTGACCTGGAACGATCACCAGACCCTGCTGAGCAACCATCAGTTGAACGAGTTCAAGCCGTTGATGACCCGTATCGACGCCACCAAGGTGCAAGCGATGACCGACGCTTCCAAGGAAGACCTGGCCGCCAGCCAGACCGACACCGGCGCGCCGGCCGGTAACGGCGAACTGGCCAAGGATCCGTTGTCGCCGGAAATCGATTTTGACGCCTTCGCCGCCGTTGACCTGCGCGTGGCATTGATCGTCAAGGCCGAAGCCGTCGAGGGTGCCGACAAGCTGCTGCGCCTGACCCTGGACATCGGCGACGAGCAACGCAACGTGTTCTCCGGCATCAAGAGCGCTTACCCGGACCCAGCCCAGCTCGAAGGCCGGCTGACCATGATGATCGCCAACCTCAAGCCACGCAAAATGCGCTTCGGTGTTTCCGAAGGCATGGTGATGGCGGCAGGCCCCGGCGGTGAGGAAATCTACCTGCTGAGCCCCGACAGCGGCGCCAAGCCGGGTCAGCGGATCAAGTAAAGGACTGCGCGTTGCACCGATCCCACAGTCGCCTTGCAGGCGGCTGTGGGATTTTCATATCTGGCCCACCCTGCCCGCGTGCCGGATAATGCCTAATCTTGTAACAGGCCTTTTATCGCCGGCACGCCCATGACCGAATTTGCTCTCACATTGTTCAGCGCCGCCCTGATCAACAACCTCGTGTTGCACTGGCCGCTGGGCGTCGATCCACTGCTGGCGACGAACGCCAGAAGGCAAGTACACGCCTTGGGCCTGGCGACGGCGTGCCTGATGCTGATTGTCGGCACCTTGGGCTATCTGCTGGATCATTGGTTGCTGGCTCCGGCAAACCTGACATCCCTGCGGTTGCTTGCATGGCTGTCCTTGAGCGTGTTGTTGATCGGGCCAGTGCTGCGTCTGCTGGCGCGCTGGCTGCCGGCATTGCCGTTCGAGGGCCTGTGGCCACTGTTGCTTGGCAATGCCGGCATACTGGGCGTCACGTTGCTCAACAGCCAGGATGACCAGGGCCTGGGCCAGGCCATCGCCTTGAGCCTGGGTGGCGGGCTGGGATTCTGGCTGGTGTTGAGCCTGTTCGATGATCTGCGCCAGCGCACCTTCAATAACGATATTCCCTTGCCCTTTCGGGGCCTGCCGATTCAGTTGATCAGCGCCGGACTGATGGCGGTGGCATTTCTCGGTTTGCGCGGGCTGGTCAAAACATGAGTCTGATTCAACGTATCGACGCCCTGCTGCCGCAGACCCAATGCGGCAAGTGTGGCCACCCCGGGTGCAAGCCCTACGCCGAGGGTATCGCCCAGGGCGAGCCGATCAACAAATGCCCGCCCGGCGGGCGTGAAACCATCGCGGCCCTGGCCGACCTGATGAAAATACCGGTATTGGAACTGGACGCCAGCCGTGGTCCAGCCCCCGCGCAGATCGCCTTTATCCGTGAAGCTGAATGCATCGGTTGCACCAAGTGCATTCAGGCATGTCCGGTGGACGCGATTGTCGGCGCGGCGAAGTTGATGCACACCGTCCTCATCGACGAATGCACCGGCTGCGATCTTTGCGTGGCGCCCTGCCCGGTCGATTGCATCGAGATGCGGCCCTTGCCGATGGCGAACGTGCTGCCGATTGTCGGCGGCCTGGCCTTCAGCCCCGAAGCGCAACAAGCGCGAGCTGCCAAGCGTAATCACGCCCGGCGGCGTTTCGAACAGCGCAATGCGCGGCTGCGGCGCGAAGAAGAGCAGCGCCAGGCCGAGCGTCTGGCCCGCACCCAGCGCGCGGCCCAGGCTCCGACTCAAACCCTCGATCCCGTACAAGCTGCGCTGGAGCGAGTGCGGGCGCAAAAAGCCGCCAGCGCCGATGCGGCCCTGAAAAAAGCCAAGGTCGATCTGGCCATGAGCCGGGCGCAGTTGAACAAATCCTTGAAAGCGTTCGGCCATCCGCCGACCTTTGAGCAGCAGTCGCAATTGATCCTGCTGCAACGCCAGTTCGAAGCCGCGGAACAAGCCCTGGCTCAACTGGAAAGCAACCCGTCGCCGAGCGCTGCGGCCCCTGCACCAGCGCAAAACGCCGAACTGAAGCGGGCCAAGATCCAACTGGCGATGCGCCGGGCCGAACTCAGCAAGGCCCGGGCTGCGGCGGCATCGGTTGAGCACCTGCAAGCGCTGGAGCAAGCCGTGAAGGACGCCGAACACCAGGTGGACGCCCATGCCGCTCCCTGAGCCCATGGACGAACGGCTGCAGCAAGCGATGAAGCGAGTGCTGCTGGCGACGCTGCCTGGCGTGCTGGCGTTGCTGTGGTTCCATGGCTGGGGCGTGGCGCTCAATCTACTGTTATCCGGCCTCACCGCCCTGGCGGTCGAAGCCTTGGTGTTACGTGTGCGGCGCCGGCCTCTCATGCCTGAACTGAGCGACGGCAGCGCGCTGGTCAGCGCCACGCTGCTGGCCTTGGCCCTGCCGGCGTATTGCCCCTGGTGGCTGACCGTCACGGCGGCCGCCTGCGCCTTACTGTTCGGCAAGCACCTGTGGGGCGGTGTCGGCAGCAACCCGTTCAACCCGGCAATGCTCGGGTACGCCTTGGTGCTGGTGGCGTTCCCCGCCCATATGAGTCATTGGCCCGCGCCCCACGGCGTGGGTTTGCTTGAAGGCTTGCAACAAGTGTTCGGCATGCAGACGGCGCCCGATGCCTGGGCCGGAGCGACCGCGCTGGACAGTCTGCGAACCAACAGGAGCCTGACCATCGACGAATTGTTCGCCAACGATCCGGCGTTCGGGCGTTTCGGTGGCCGAGGTATCGAATGGATCAACCTGGCGTTTTTGGCCGGCGGTCTGTTTCTGCTGCAACAACGCGTGTTCAGTTGGCATGCGCCAATAGGCATGCTGGCCAGCCTGTTCATCGTCAGTTTGTTGTGCTGGAACGGCTCGGGCTCCGACTCCCATGGCTCACCGTTGTTTCATCTGTTCACCGGCGCAACCATGCTCGGCGCATTTTTCATCGTGACCGAACCGGTCTCGGGCGCCAAAGCCGCGCTCGCACGGCTGCTATTTGGCGCAGGCGTGGGGCTGCTGGTTTACCTGATCCGAACGTGGGGTGGTTACCCTGATGGCGTAGCCTTTGCGGTGTTGCTGATGAACCTCGGTGTACCAGCACTGGAGCGGTTTGCCGAGGCGCGACAACGGCGGCAACTGACATGAAAAAACCTGGCGGCGTTGTAATCCTGATCCTGCTGATCAGCCTCGGTATCGGTGCGACTTACCTCGCGCAGCTCAGCACCGCCGGACGCATCGAGGCACAGCAACAAGCGATCGCCAACCGAAGCCTTCTCGAGGTGCTGCCAGCCGAGCAATATGACAACCAGCCATTGGCGCAGCCTGTCATGACGGACCCACTGGCCCTGGCCCATAGCACGCTGCTGGGCGGTTATCTGGCGACCCGCAGCGGCCAGCCAAGCGCTGTGCTGTTACGCAGCCAGGTGCTGGGCTATGAAGGCAGCATCCAATTGCTGATTGCCATCGACCCGCAGGGTCGGTTGCTGGGCGTGAAAACCCTGCGCCAGGCCGAAACACCCGGGCTGGGTGCGGCGATTGCCGGCTGGCCGAACACTTGGTTGCAAACCTTCAACGGTAAATCGCGCCAGGACCCGGACGACAACGGTTGGGCCTTGAAAAAGGACCGCGGGCAGTTCGATCAACTGGCAGGCGCGACGGTGACCTCCCGGGCAGTCCTCCAGGCGATTCACGATGCGTTGCGTTACTTCGACGAACACAAGGCTCAACTGACCGCGGTGGCTAGCGAATGAATAAACCATGGGTACTGACAGGCGGCCTGTTGCTCGTCCCGCTGATCGGTGCGACAAACTCGCTGGCCGGCGCATTGGGGTTATGGCTGGCCTGGGTCGTGATTACCCTCGGCCATGGCTTGGCGATGGGACTTGTCCGGCCCCGCCTGACAGCGTATCAACGGCAGCTCGCCTCCGTCTTGCTGGCCGCCACCCTGACCGCTTGCGCAGGCCTTGCCGCACAGGCCTGGGCGCTGGAATTGTATCGGCCGTTGAGTCTTTATTTTGGCTGGATCGCCTTGAGCTGCGTGGCACTGGAGCATGAGGGGGGCTTCATTGAGCCCCGCTTGCCTGCAAGCCTCAGGCTGGCGGGGCTGTTCGGCCTCTGGATGATCGGCCTGGGCGCCTTGCGCGAGCTGATCGGTAGCAACCTGCCCCTGGCCCTGCTCGCCCCTGGCGGGTTCATTCTGCTCGGCCTGCTGCTGGCGGCTTGCCAGGCGTGGACGGCCGCCAAACCCCATTCAACCATTGAGGAAACGCCGCGCCCATGAACGCCGCAAAACGCCTGGAAATATTTCGCCGTTTTCACGAAGACAACCCGGAACCGAAAACCGAACTGGCCTACTCCTCGCCATTCGAGTTGTTGATCGCGGTGATTCTGTCGGCCCAGTCCACTGACGTCGGCGTCAACAAAGCCACGGCCAAACTGTTTCCGGTGGCCAACACACCGGAGGCGATCCATGCCCTGGGCGTCGAAGGGCTGTCCGAATACATCAAGACCATTGGCTTGTTCAACAGCAAGGCGAAAAACGTCATCGAAACCTGCCGCCTGCTGATCGAGCGCCACGGCAGTGAAATCCCACAGACTCGCGAAGCGCTGGAAGCCCTTCCAGGCGTGGGCCGCAAAACCGCCAACGTCGTGCTCAATACTGCGTTTCGTCAGTTGACCATGGCGGTCGACACCCACATCTTCCGCGTCAGCAACCGCACCGGGCTGGCGCCGGGTAAAAACGTGGTGGAGGTGGAGAAAAAACTGATGAAGTTCGTACCCAAGGAATTTCTCCTGGACTCTCATCACTGGCTCATTCTCCATGGGCGATACGTGTGCCTGGCACGCAAGCCCCGCTGTGGCAGCTGCCGAATCGAAGACTTGTGCGAATACAAGCACAAGACCTCCGACGATTGAGACACTATTGATTTTATCGATCTATCGATTGAAAAAATCTTTTTTACCCGCCCGTGGTTTATCGATATAAGGAGCGCCAATGGCAGTCTTAGCCTGGAGTCGAACCCATGAGTGCTGGCAAAGAACAACTGGATGTAGAAGACGATTTCATCGCCGTTGAGGCTGACGACGCGGAACCTGTGGTCGTGGAAGTGGCGAAAACCAATCTGAGCAAACGCCGCACCATTGATAACCTGCTGGAAGAGCGCCGCTTGCAGAAACAACTGGCCGATTACGATTTTGACCTCTGACACGTAAAAGCCTCCCTGATGGAGGCTTTTTACTGAGTACGCGTGATCGAAAACTCACACCAACCCATTGCGCTGCGCCAGCTCGATCAGATCGACCAGCGAGCGTGCATTGAGTTTCAACAACAAGCGCGTCTTGTAAGTACTGACCGTCTTGTTGCTTAAAAACATCCCATCGGCAATTTCCTTATTGGTTTTTCCGCGCGCCAGTTGCTGCAGAACCATCATCTCTCGCCCAGACAAACGGTCCACCATATCGGACTCGCTGGCGTTGCCAAGACTCGAACGCACCGTATGCAATGCCTGATTGGGAAAGTAGCTGTAACCGGACAGTACTGCCTTTATCGCACTCAACAACTCCGTGAGGTCCTGTTGCTTGCATACATAACCGGCCGCGCCCGTTTGCATGCAGCGCATCGAAAAATGCCCGGGCGCCTGGGAGGTAAGCACCAATACTTTCAGCGGTGAAGGGTTGACAGTCAGGCGCGCGATAACCTCCAACCCGTCCAGTTTCGGAATACCGATATCCAGGATGACAATGTCGGGCGCAAGTTCACGGGCGAGTTGTAAGGCATCGACACCATTGTCCGTTTCGGCAACCACTTCATAACCATGACGCTCCATTAGTAGACGTACAGCAAGACGAATGACGGGATGATCATCCACGATCAGCACTTTATTCATGGGCAAATCCAACTTCGCTGTTCGAATTTTTAGAGCACGCACAATAGCCTAGTCATTTCTACCTTGGCATGCCGCCCCCCCCTGAGTGCTCGCACCGAGAGACGCAACCTACAAGCAATACAGAAAAATCCTACAAATTACCGTGAAAATAATGTGCCATAAATTTTCTCACGGAACGCTGACTCCCCTCCCTAACCACCCGACACCTTTTCGGACAATGTGTTTTTCTGCACTTGGCTATCCCGTATGCAGAGAGATAAAAGTCATTCCACTCATAAAAAGTAACTGAATTATTATCGATAAAACAGCAACAACCTCACTA includes:
- the metG gene encoding methionine--tRNA ligase, producing the protein MSEPRKILVTSALPYANGSIHLGHMLEYIQTDMWVRFQKHRGNQCIYVCADDAHGSAIMLRAEKEGITPEQLIANVQAEHSADFAEFLVDFDNFHSTHAEENRELSSQIYLKLRDAGHIATRSITQYFDPEKKMFLADRFIKGTCPKCGTEDQYGDNCEKCGATYAPTDLKDPKSAISGATPVLKDSQHFFFKLPDFQQMLQTWTRSGTLQDAVANKIAEWLDAGLQQWDISRDAPYFGFEIPDEPGKYFYVWLDAPIGYMASFKNLCDRTPELDFDAFWAKDSSAELYHFIGKDIVNFHALFWPAMLEGAGFRKPTGINVHGYLTVNGQKMSKSRGTFIKARTYLDHLSPEYLRYYYAAKLGRGVDDLDLNLEDFVQKVNSDLVGKVVNIASRCAGFIHKGNAGVLVAGNAAPELTDAFLAAAPSIADAYESRDFARAMREIMALADRANAWIADKAPWSLNKQEGKQDEVQAICALGINLFRQLVIFLKPVLPLLAADAEAFLNVAPLTWNDHQTLLSNHQLNEFKPLMTRIDATKVQAMTDASKEDLAASQTDTGAPAGNGELAKDPLSPEIDFDAFAAVDLRVALIVKAEAVEGADKLLRLTLDIGDEQRNVFSGIKSAYPDPAQLEGRLTMMIANLKPRKMRFGVSEGMVMAAGPGGEEIYLLSPDSGAKPGQRIK
- a CDS encoding Rnf-Nqr domain containing protein gives rise to the protein MTEFALTLFSAALINNLVLHWPLGVDPLLATNARRQVHALGLATACLMLIVGTLGYLLDHWLLAPANLTSLRLLAWLSLSVLLIGPVLRLLARWLPALPFEGLWPLLLGNAGILGVTLLNSQDDQGLGQAIALSLGGGLGFWLVLSLFDDLRQRTFNNDIPLPFRGLPIQLISAGLMAVAFLGLRGLVKT
- the rsxB gene encoding electron transport complex subunit RsxB → MSLIQRIDALLPQTQCGKCGHPGCKPYAEGIAQGEPINKCPPGGRETIAALADLMKIPVLELDASRGPAPAQIAFIREAECIGCTKCIQACPVDAIVGAAKLMHTVLIDECTGCDLCVAPCPVDCIEMRPLPMANVLPIVGGLAFSPEAQQARAAKRNHARRRFEQRNARLRREEEQRQAERLARTQRAAQAPTQTLDPVQAALERVRAQKAASADAALKKAKVDLAMSRAQLNKSLKAFGHPPTFEQQSQLILLQRQFEAAEQALAQLESNPSPSAAAPAPAQNAELKRAKIQLAMRRAELSKARAAAASVEHLQALEQAVKDAEHQVDAHAAP
- a CDS encoding RnfABCDGE type electron transport complex subunit D, translated to MPLPEPMDERLQQAMKRVLLATLPGVLALLWFHGWGVALNLLLSGLTALAVEALVLRVRRRPLMPELSDGSALVSATLLALALPAYCPWWLTVTAAACALLFGKHLWGGVGSNPFNPAMLGYALVLVAFPAHMSHWPAPHGVGLLEGLQQVFGMQTAPDAWAGATALDSLRTNRSLTIDELFANDPAFGRFGGRGIEWINLAFLAGGLFLLQQRVFSWHAPIGMLASLFIVSLLCWNGSGSDSHGSPLFHLFTGATMLGAFFIVTEPVSGAKAALARLLFGAGVGLLVYLIRTWGGYPDGVAFAVLLMNLGVPALERFAEARQRRQLT
- a CDS encoding RnfABCDGE type electron transport complex subunit G produces the protein MKKPGGVVILILLISLGIGATYLAQLSTAGRIEAQQQAIANRSLLEVLPAEQYDNQPLAQPVMTDPLALAHSTLLGGYLATRSGQPSAVLLRSQVLGYEGSIQLLIAIDPQGRLLGVKTLRQAETPGLGAAIAGWPNTWLQTFNGKSRQDPDDNGWALKKDRGQFDQLAGATVTSRAVLQAIHDALRYFDEHKAQLTAVASE
- a CDS encoding Rnf-Nqr domain containing protein; the protein is MNKPWVLTGGLLLVPLIGATNSLAGALGLWLAWVVITLGHGLAMGLVRPRLTAYQRQLASVLLAATLTACAGLAAQAWALELYRPLSLYFGWIALSCVALEHEGGFIEPRLPASLRLAGLFGLWMIGLGALRELIGSNLPLALLAPGGFILLGLLLAACQAWTAAKPHSTIEETPRP
- the nth gene encoding endonuclease III, producing the protein MNAAKRLEIFRRFHEDNPEPKTELAYSSPFELLIAVILSAQSTDVGVNKATAKLFPVANTPEAIHALGVEGLSEYIKTIGLFNSKAKNVIETCRLLIERHGSEIPQTREALEALPGVGRKTANVVLNTAFRQLTMAVDTHIFRVSNRTGLAPGKNVVEVEKKLMKFVPKEFLLDSHHWLILHGRYVCLARKPRCGSCRIEDLCEYKHKTSDD
- a CDS encoding PA3496 family putative envelope integrity protein produces the protein MSAGKEQLDVEDDFIAVEADDAEPVVVEVAKTNLSKRRTIDNLLEERRLQKQLADYDFDL
- a CDS encoding response regulator transcription factor, coding for MNKVLIVDDHPVIRLAVRLLMERHGYEVVAETDNGVDALQLARELAPDIVILDIGIPKLDGLEVIARLTVNPSPLKVLVLTSQAPGHFSMRCMQTGAAGYVCKQQDLTELLSAIKAVLSGYSYFPNQALHTVRSSLGNASESDMVDRLSGREMMVLQQLARGKTNKEIADGMFLSNKTVSTYKTRLLLKLNARSLVDLIELAQRNGLV